TGCTTGGTGTTTTTTTGCTGAACCAAATTTACAAGTTGGAGACCACCTTTTTCTTTTTGGTTGCAGAAATTTCAACTAACTTTGGGGCATCTTCCGCGTGACGGCCACACGTACCGTACGGTGCAAATAGGCGGGCAGACATGGATGGCTGAGAACCTGAACTACAAGGTCAACGACGGCGTCCAGAGCTTCTGCTTCGACGGCAAGGCCGAATACTGCTCCGTGGGCGGCCGGCTCTACACGTGGGCCGCGTCTGTCGGCCGCACGGAGGCCGAGTGCGGCGAGGGCATCTCGTGCTACCTCGATGCGTCCAAGAACGTGAACGGCGAGCTCCAGGGCGTATGCCCCGACGGCTGGCACATCCCGGTTTACAGCGAATGGATGACCCTGAAGTCCAACGCCGAAACGCTTGGGAACGCCGGCCAGGTCCTTTCCTCGCGTACCGGCTGGGGAGTGAATAGCGGCGACGACAACTTCGGCTTCGGCGCCCTGCCGACCGGACGCCGGTATTCGAACGGCGGCTATGTCTCGACTGGAGGGTTCTGGTGGTCTCTTGGCGGGTATAGTTTCTATTCCTACGGCACCTCGGCCGGCATCTCCAACAGCAATGACCGTTCCCACGGCCTGTCTGTCCGCTGCGTTGAAAACGCCAAGGCGTGCCAGACCACGCTGTGCCGCGATACCGAAGGGGAGACCTGCAACTCGTCGAATGCCGGCCGGACGATGAACGGCAAGGTGAACGCCGACAGCATATACTACTGTACCGGAAAGAGCTGGGTGCCCATGGCCAACTGGAGCTGGGATGTCCCCCTTTCCGCCCG
The window above is part of the Fibrobacter sp. UWP2 genome. Proteins encoded here:
- a CDS encoding FISUMP domain-containing protein produces the protein MGHLPRDGHTYRTVQIGGQTWMAENLNYKVNDGVQSFCFDGKAEYCSVGGRLYTWAASVGRTEAECGEGISCYLDASKNVNGELQGVCPDGWHIPVYSEWMTLKSNAETLGNAGQVLSSRTGWGVNSGDDNFGFGALPTGRRYSNGGYVSTGGFWWSLGGYSFYSYGTSAGISNSNDRSHGLSVRCVENAKACQTTLCRDTEGETCNSSNAGRTMNGKVNADSIYYCTGKSWVPMANWSWDVPLSARVNPDITYGTLTDSRDGHTYRTVQIGGQTWMAENLNYKVNDGVQSFCFDGKAEYCSVGGRLYTWAASVGRTEAECGEGISCYLDASKNVNGELQGVCPDGWHIPVYSEWMTLKSNAETLGNAGQVLSSRTGWGVNSGDDNFGFGALPTGRRYSNGGYVSTGGFWWSLGGYSFYSYGTSAGISNSNDRSHGLSVRCLKNKE